A region of the Massilia sp. erpn genome:
GGCGAACCGATGCGGCCCTATCTGCCGGCCGCGCTGCTGCAGCGCATCGTTCCCCCGCATGGCGATTCGGCCGAAGGCGGCCTGCGCCTGATCCAACAACACCTAAAGGAGTAAGCCTTGCTAGCTCAGTTGAGCGATTTCAGGCCGGACGCCCATAGCGACACGCCGCTGTACATGCAGCTGGCGAACAAGCTGTCGGACGGCATCGCCAATGGCGACTGGCGCGCCAACGAAGCCTTGCCGTCGGAGCGCGTGCTGTCGGACATGCTGTCCATCTCGCGCGTGACCGCGCGCAAGGCCATCGACATGCTGTGCGAACGCGGCATGCTGACGCGCCGGCGTGGTTCCGGCACCTATATCACGCCCAAGCTGGAGCAGCCGCTGTCGCGCCTGACCAGCTTCTCGGAAGAGCTGCGCCAGCGCGGCTTTACCGCCGGCTCGCGCTGGATCCAGCGCGAGGTGGGCGTGGCGGCGCCGCTGGAACTGCTGTCGCTGGGCTTGTCGCCGAATATGCCGGTGGCGCGCCTGAAGCGCCTGCGCACCGCCGACGATGTGGTGATGGCGATCGAGACTTCCACCATCCCCGCCATGTACATGCCGAATCCGCACCATGTGACCGATTCGCTGTACGGCTATCTGGAATCGAACGGCACGGTGCCGATGCGCGCCTTGCAGCATATCCGCGCCATCAACGCCAATATCGAGCAGGCCAAGCTGGCCAATATCGCTCCCGGTACGGCCATGCTGCACATCACGCGCGTGAGTTATCTGGACAACGGCGCGGCAGTGGAGCTGACCCACTCCTATTGCCGCAGTGATTATTATGAATTTGTAGCGGAGTCGCGCAGATGAGCGATGCAATCAAAGGCAATATCCTGACCCCCAACGGCTGGGTGCATGGCACCCTGTCGTTCGACCAGCATATCCAGGACATCCAGGGCGCCCATGTGGACCCGGTGGCCAACCACGACGACTATATCCTGCCTGGCTTTATCGACCTGCACGTGCACGGCGGCGCCGGCAAGGACGTGATGGAAGGCGGCGACGCGGTGCATGCCATCGCCGCCATCCACGCCCGCCACGGCACCACCAGCCTGCTGGCCACCACCATGACGGCCCCGCCGGAAGATATCGACATCGCCCTGCAGGCGATCGGCAAGGCCGTCAAGCAGCGCGGCAAGAA
Encoded here:
- a CDS encoding GntR family transcriptional regulator, translated to MLAQLSDFRPDAHSDTPLYMQLANKLSDGIANGDWRANEALPSERVLSDMLSISRVTARKAIDMLCERGMLTRRRGSGTYITPKLEQPLSRLTSFSEELRQRGFTAGSRWIQREVGVAAPLELLSLGLSPNMPVARLKRLRTADDVVMAIETSTIPAMYMPNPHHVTDSLYGYLESNGTVPMRALQHIRAINANIEQAKLANIAPGTAMLHITRVSYLDNGAAVELTHSYCRSDYYEFVAESRR